A region of Streptomyces sp. WMMC500 DNA encodes the following proteins:
- a CDS encoding aldehyde dehydrogenase family protein, translating into MTTCHVRNPGTGEHLGEVKQFTPEDIDHVAESAVRGQRAMAAMPAHQRAALLTRVAALLDAHTAELAALLAAENGKPLAQTSEELAAAARIFRGFAGEATRLFGRQIPLDAVPGLERDLAVTLTEPLGPIAALVPFNYPVELYAHKAGAALAAGNAVVVQAPARCPLTVLRVAELVAAAGFPPEAHQVFTGGPDVSRRLADDPSIAAVSLTGSTAAGREIARRAAATLKKTHLELGGNDALIVCDDADLDAAAEAVVLGRLARGNGQICCAVKRVYVQEAVHDEFVDALLARTIRLTVGDQLAPGTDVGPLISEEAAERVETAVAALIRDGARRAAGGWRSKAFYEPAVLVDVPDDSPALAEEIFGPVAPVARFTDPMDAVRMANDSPYGLQAAVHTRDLQRAFAVAARLRVGGVVINGSTALRAENLPFGGPGDTGGSREGLHDTAREFTRQKTVIVREALA; encoded by the coding sequence ATGACCACCTGTCACGTCCGCAACCCAGGAACCGGCGAGCACCTGGGTGAGGTCAAGCAGTTCACCCCCGAAGACATCGATCACGTGGCCGAGTCGGCGGTACGCGGGCAGCGCGCCATGGCCGCGATGCCCGCCCACCAGCGGGCCGCGCTGCTCACTCGGGTCGCCGCGCTGCTCGACGCGCACACCGCCGAACTCGCCGCCCTGCTCGCCGCCGAGAACGGCAAGCCCCTCGCCCAGACATCGGAGGAGCTTGCCGCCGCCGCCCGCATCTTCCGCGGCTTCGCCGGGGAGGCCACCCGGCTGTTCGGGCGCCAGATCCCGCTGGACGCCGTACCCGGCCTGGAGCGCGACCTCGCCGTGACGCTCACCGAGCCGCTCGGCCCGATCGCCGCACTCGTGCCGTTCAACTACCCCGTCGAGCTGTACGCCCACAAGGCCGGCGCCGCGCTCGCCGCCGGCAACGCCGTCGTCGTCCAGGCCCCGGCGCGCTGCCCGCTGACCGTGCTGCGCGTCGCCGAACTGGTCGCCGCGGCCGGCTTCCCGCCGGAGGCGCACCAGGTGTTCACCGGCGGCCCCGACGTCTCCCGCCGGCTCGCCGACGACCCGTCCATCGCCGCCGTCAGCCTCACCGGCAGCACCGCGGCCGGCCGCGAGATCGCCCGCCGCGCGGCGGCGACGCTGAAGAAGACCCACCTGGAGCTGGGCGGCAACGACGCGCTCATCGTCTGCGACGACGCGGACCTCGACGCCGCCGCCGAGGCCGTCGTGCTCGGCCGGCTCGCCCGCGGCAACGGCCAGATCTGCTGCGCCGTCAAGCGCGTGTACGTCCAGGAAGCCGTGCACGACGAGTTCGTGGACGCCCTGCTGGCCCGCACCATCCGCCTGACCGTCGGCGACCAGTTGGCGCCGGGCACCGACGTCGGCCCGCTGATCAGCGAGGAGGCCGCCGAGCGGGTGGAGACCGCGGTGGCCGCGCTGATCCGCGACGGCGCGCGGCGGGCGGCCGGCGGGTGGCGCAGCAAGGCGTTCTACGAACCGGCGGTGCTGGTCGACGTCCCGGACGACAGCCCCGCGCTGGCCGAGGAGATCTTCGGCCCGGTCGCGCCCGTCGCACGGTTCACCGACCCGATGGACGCGGTCCGGATGGCCAACGACTCCCCGTACGGGCTGCAGGCCGCCGTCCACACCCGCGACCTGCAGCGGGCGTTCGCGGTGGCCGCCCGGCTGCGGGTCGGCGGCGTCGTGATCAACGGCTCCACCGCCCTGCGCGCCGAGAACCTGCCCTTCGGCGGCCCCGGGGACACCGGCGGCAGCCGCGAGGGACTGCACGACACCGCGCGGGAGTTCACCCGGCAGAAGACCGTGATCGTGCGGGAGGCGCTCGCATGA
- a CDS encoding TIGR02611 family protein, with protein sequence MDKTDTDAPVAKVDEPEKPDTPEHQAWGSRAPHFIQRSRALHVSWQVGVFIVGLAIVGGGIILLPLPGPGWLVIFAGMAVWATEFVWAQIILRWTKRKVTEAAQRALDPKVRRRNAILTAVGLVICGVLLAIYLYEFGLEMPWKV encoded by the coding sequence ATGGACAAGACTGACACCGACGCTCCGGTGGCCAAGGTGGACGAGCCGGAGAAACCGGACACTCCGGAGCACCAGGCGTGGGGGTCCCGGGCGCCGCACTTCATCCAGCGCTCGCGCGCGCTGCACGTGAGCTGGCAGGTCGGGGTCTTCATCGTGGGCCTGGCCATAGTCGGCGGCGGCATCATCCTGCTGCCGCTGCCGGGACCCGGCTGGCTGGTGATCTTCGCGGGCATGGCCGTCTGGGCGACGGAGTTCGTGTGGGCGCAGATAATCCTTCGCTGGACCAAGCGGAAGGTCACCGAGGCCGCGCAGCGCGCCCTCGACCCGAAGGTCCGCCGCCGCAACGCCATCCTGACGGCCGTCGGCCTGGTGATCTGCGGCGTGCTGCTCGCGATCTATCTGTACGAGTTCGGCCTGGAGATGCCCTGGAAGGTCTGA